Below is a window of Musa acuminata AAA Group cultivar baxijiao chromosome BXJ3-11, Cavendish_Baxijiao_AAA, whole genome shotgun sequence DNA.
ATGTCGTGACATAGTTTAGTCGGTCAACAGGAGGTCTGCTAGCTTTTTTCTTCAATAAattttgagttttcttttaagtttGTCGGTGCATGGATCACCCATGTAGATCTTGCTTGTATCCGCTATATATGTTTCATGTTGAGGTTCTAGTTTGGTTAATTCTCAGCTAGCAACTAGTTGGACTTGATTCATTGATTAATAATGTTCTATGATGGTTTAGGTGTTGCCACAGAGAAGGGAACGGAGCTGTAGTGTGTTTTCTCATCGAGGTTTCTCGCTTCGCATTAATCATACGTATCATAGACCCATTCATCTCTTAATGTGCTAGTACGATAGTTCCGTGGCATCCGCATGAAACATGCAGCTCTCTCTAGATATAGTTTGTAGTTTGTACTGGTTTAAACGAGCTGACGCAATTTGTTCTTGCAATGATACAACCAGGTGAGGAGGGGATGAAACATGATGCTGAAGAATTTCTCAGGTAATTTCTCTTCTAATATACATGTTATCAACAAGAAGAAATAGCTACATGACATTACTTTGAATGCTTACAGAATTTATCCCTGTGCTACTTGCACAACGCATTCCCACGGATGCCGACACTCGAAGTGACACCGAAGGCAAGCATGTTTGGTTGGTTAGGTTGTGAAAGAGGGCGGTCGCGGTCCAGTTGGTTCACTAATAAAGGTGTGGTTCTAGTATCTCCTCCTCGTTGTTGATGTGGGGTGCTAATATGACAAATCAACAAGAGAGGTTCGCTGGAGGGATGGTTCGTCGGAGGTGGTCTAGCCTTGGAACAAAGAGGTCGGGTAGAGGAGCAAGGGTCTCCCTTGCTGTAGGGTCATCTCCTGGCCATCGACAGTCTGCATAACAGATCTACGCTGGGGGCTTTCTGACTCAaccccttcgatgcttaagtcaaCGCAAAACGGAGGGGGAGAAAGATAGTAGTATGAGCTGTGTAAATGAGAGAGTAGAGTGGCTATTGCCTACTTAGCCCCCAACTCGGCCTGGGGCATAGCTTTTATACTTGGGCGTCGAGTGATCTAATCATGCGTTAGCCTTAGGCCCCCTTACTCTGAACTGCGAAGGCCTTTATGAGGGTGGCTTGTTATTAGACATTAATTTAGAAGTGTCTAGGGAAGTTGAGTCATACTGTCGTTAATGATCGTTGGTTCCTATGGCTTTATTGTTTGTTAGTCCATGTAGTGGATGGAGTTGGAGGGTGCCAATTTTATTCCTACAATTCGTCCTTCCCAGAAGACGTGCTTCGAGGCTCCGCAAGGGAGTCTCGAAGTATGTCATTTTGCTTGTATTATTGCCTACTTGCATGAGTATTGTTTTTGCTTAATTCTTTGGTGAGGATGTGGTGGTTGGTGTGAGGTCCATTGAGGCGGAGGACACTCTGGGGCGTTTGTAGGAGTGATGAATATTGACCTAAGGTGTTCGGCTCGACTGCTTCTAAGTGGGAGGATAGATCCGTTATGGGGCTTAGCTTAACCGCGTTTAAGCGAGAGGTTTGGACTTGTCATGGGGTTTGGCTCGACCGTTTCTAAGTGAGAGATAGACTCGTCATGGGGTTCAGCTTGATTGCTTTTAAGTGGGAGGTTGGACCTATCATAGGGTTTGGCTCGACCACCATAGCTAGTTTTTTGGCCAAGGTGCATGACTTGGGTCTTTTGGCCAAGATGCGTGGCTCAAGAGTGGGTTTACTTGGTCGAGGTGTAGGTTTGCTTGGTCGAGGTACAGACCTCGGGTTTTCTTGCTAAGGTGCACAGCTCAAGAGCGGATTTGCTCAGCCGAGGTATAAGACTCAGGTTTTCTTATCAAGGTGTACGACTCAGGAGCGGGTTTGCTCGGTCGAGGTGCAAGCCTTGGGTCTTCTTGTTGATATGCACAGCTTAGGAGCGAGCTTGCTTGGCTGAGGTGTAGGCCTCAAGTCTTCATGCCAAGGTGCATGGCTCGAGAGCGGGTTTGCTTGACCGAGGTGCAGGCCTCAGGGGACTAGATTTACTATTCACAAAAACTAACTCAAGCATCGAATGGGTCAAGCCAGAACTCTCCCCTCCAACGTTGATCTATTGTGCAAAGACTCATGACCAGAAGCCCCTCGCGGATCTACTAAAAAATACCCTAGGAGGCAACTATCATGATTCttcatcctctttttttttttttttgtaaagccTTCCTTCTTAGTAACCAGATAAATGACCTTATACTATCGTGATCGAACTAAACCGTGCGCTTTTCGAGTCACAACATCAAGAATCACAACACTATCTTTGTCGATCCACAAGCTATAGTTGGTTCATAGTCTGCAATCGAGCTGAATAATTAAGTCTGCAATCGCGCTGAGAAGATTACAGTCGTGGGGTACCATAGTTTCTCATTACAGTTTGTTAGACCTAATTTTTGCTTTTAGGTAATCCTCATTGATTACATCGTTTGTGTAATGGACAGTATCTGAAAAATAGTAAGAGAATTGTCTTCCTGTTTGTTCTTGCGATGGATAGTATTGAAGTCACATCGTTTATGGTCCCCCGAGAAGCTCCACATTTTAACTATGAGGCACACGTTCTCATGCCTTATGACCGGTCTGCAGAGCCTGTCATTCTCGCCACTGGTGAGTTGTTCCATTGGACTAAGTTGGTGAGATGAGCTCCCAAAACATACTTTAATGGAGTAGCAGGCGGATCTTGGTGGGGGAAACCCAGACGGTGCAGGTGAGATCCTCTTCGAGTAAGAAAGCTAAGTAGAGAGCAAACAGGTTGAAACACCCCCCAACATTAGTACTAACATCAAGTTGTTTTCTTGTGTACAATGACTATACATATAAATAGTCACACCCTTTCTTCCACAATAGCTGGCAGCTGAagtttccaccaccaccaccacctaccTGTCAAATAGCCATCACAAGCCCCAATTCAAACCCTACCAACACCCTAAAAGCCCCCAaccttttctctctttttctttgtggGGCTGTTTCTACCAACCATTctactctttcttctcttctacaTTCTCAGCTATCCCCTATCCACGACAATGGCAATTCAATGAGAGGGAAGGGGGGGGCGGGTGATGTGGGGACCTATGATCTCCACTGTGGAGCAGCAATCTGATGTCCTTTCCTTCTCCGATGCCCCCATTTCTTTTGTGTGCAGACTCAGGTCCAGATCAGACATACTACGCGGCGAGAACACATGCAAACCCCCTACGTGCTATGGGCTCCCTGCTAAGAGCAGGATCTGATGAGGCCCAGGTTGTAGAGGTTCCTCTTCACTATGCTCCCAAGGTAGAACAGCCCAACCCCACCACCACCATTGGCTACTCTGTCCTCCTCGGTGGTGGGCCACTTCTGGTGGCACCACGGCCGTCGCTCCTCACTCAATTTTAGGCTCTCCACGCCGACACGTTCCGTGATAGCGTCGACCGTCCTCTGGTCGACGGCGTGGCCGGCCGTGTCGGCCACGTAGAACACGTCCATGGCAATTCCGGCCTTGGTGGTCACCTCCGCTCTCGTCACGGATAGCCCGTGCTCGCGGAACGTCTGCGTCACGTCCGCGAGCAGGCCTCTTCGATCCGCTGTGCACAACTCCAGCATCGCTCCCTGCAGAAACAAGTATAACATGCGCGACGTGAGCACCAATTCGGACAAACCTGCTTCACATTTGATCCTAAAAGAAACGTACTTCGCATGCTCTGCGATCAATGGCGGCTTGCAAGCACTGGATCACTCGCTGTCGCTCCGCTTCCGAACTGATCGGAGTTCCGTCCAAATGCCTTATGTAGAACTCCTGGATTGATCGattcaaagaaagaaagagatggtTTGAGCACAAAGATCGATACAAAATGGAGGCCTTGACGGAAAATTCTGACGGATTTTACCTGGCGAGCCCTTTCGCCGTCGGTGTCGATGATGCCGTGGAAGACGACGTACTCCATGTCCGTCAACGTGCATATCACGTCGAAAAGGAGCTTCGGCTGGTCGCGGCACTCGACGTTGACGATGGAGTACCCGCGGTTCACCCAGTTCTGCACCGAGACCACCGACCGCGCCGGCGTCGAGACGCCGGGGGTGGTCTGCTCGTAGTCGCGGTCGGCGAACATCAGCTGGTGCATCCGGCGGTCGGAATGGGCCGCCGAGGCGGACGACGACGCAACCGCGGTGGCGTTCCTCGCGCCGCGGACGGCGTGGTCGCCCCTGAGGACGTTCCCGAGTCGCGCCTCGACGCGACGGGCGCGGAGCGTggcgtcggcgtcggcgtcggTGGGCGAGCCGGGGCGGCCCTCCCTGACGGTGATGAGGGACGCGACGCGGCCGTTGTGGGTCCACACCTTGGCCGCCACCACGTCGCACTCGACGTCGCGGAGCACGGCGAAGACCTCGGAGAGGAGGCCCGGGCGGTCGGCGCCGGCGAGTTCGAGAGTCGTGAGGCCGTGGACTTCGAGGCCGGCAGGCTCCGTAAGGAGAGCGGGGGGCTGTGTGTCGTCACCGGGGCGGGAGGCGCACAGGGAGCGCTCGAGGTGGGAGGTAAGGGATCGGTCGGCGAGCTTGCGGCCACAGCGGTCGGTGACGTGGAAGACGTTCATGAACCAGCGGCCGTCGGAGGAGATGTAGGCCTTGCGGACGGCTAGGTCGAGGTCGGCGAGGACGCGCACGGCCTCCAACAGGATGCCGTGCTCCCGAGCGCTGTCCACCTTCACCAGCGTCGCTGTGGGGCACACGGCATTGTCCACCACCACTCTGCTCGCCACGGCAACAACCGCCAATCACACAGCGGAATTAAACCGGTAAAGGTGACCAACTCGGAAACACTAGGAACAGAGAACAGCGTCGAATTCGACACGAAGAACAAGACAAACCCAAGCAAAGGCAGGCAGCCAAAGAGGCCAACACTTACGGAAGGAAGAATTGAAGAAGACAACCACCAGATCAAGATGAAACAGAGCAAGAAGAACATATAGATcaacagagacagagagaggacTCGCCTGGGGGTGTTCATTCGGATGACCAACTTGTCATACTCGTCCAAAGACGCCGCTAACTCCTCCATCCTTCCTCCTCCCTGGATCGACTACAAACTCAACAACACACCGCACAAGTCGGCACAAACTATGTATCTTATAATGCAAAGCGGGACCAAAGCAGGCGATATCAACAAGAAGAAACCTCGTAAGGAATCAGAGGCAAAGAAGTCGCCGGCCCGTTCCCCTCTCTCAGTATCCTCTGTTCCATGGGATGCCTCGTTACCATATATCGGAACTCGGTCCCAAGATGTCTTGTCcccagagagagggagaggagccaTCAAAAGGGCTTGTGCGTCGGGCTCGGGACTCCTCGACCTACTCGCCAAATCCAAACCCGACCGGGCCAACTAACCACCTTCCGGCGCATCTGACCCTCTTCCCTCCCGCTCACAACATACGCACGTGGGCGGGTGGGCCCAACAACCCTTTCCTTCCGCCGCACGCTATAATTATGCCCACCTTCCTCCTTCATTAACTAACTAACTAAACCACCTGTTCTTCTCGTCCTCCGCGGCCGCTGCCGATGCCATTGCCGCCCGCCGTCCTTCCCCCACCTTCGAGTCGCTCTCTCTGTTTAATAAGCTTTAATGGTCGTGATGATCAGGATGATGATGAGAGGAGCTCCTGCGATGCCGCCACGCGTCCCTTCGCGGACAATTAATGGCGTCTTGTGGAGGACCAAACCCATGCCGCGTTACACGGCGTGGGATGGACGGTTGATGGACCGGTGCCCGTAACGTACGGCTCTGACGACGCGACGCGTCGCGGCGTGGCTCGGCCTCCAGAGGCACAAACCACGTGTCGACCAGGGGGCGCTGCCGTCATGTGGCGCCGTCAGAGATGTAAGATCGATTCATTAGAAGAACTTAAGATAATTGGGTTGATCTCTTCGCAGGTGACACGACTGCATCGAACTCAACCACATTTAATTCTCTTCATACTCCATTAAGAGCAGGCTGTGGGTAGCACCTTCGAAAGGAACCCATCGATGCCACCCTACCCGAAAGACAAGACCTCATCCATTGGGATCCCAACTCCGCATCGAATCCAATTAAAAGATACTTGAGAATCCTATTTATGTATTGAGTTTGAACTTTGACGATGAACACCATCCGATGTTGCTTAATCAACATCATGTGACCAAGTGAATGATTTCTTGGTCGTAGATACATTCCATCGAACATGTTGTCTCCATCCCAAAGACAGGACGGAGCAACCACGATGGAAATGGGAAGATGGCAGAAAACAATAGCAACAAAAGTGCGCAGACCTTTGGATGCTGTCAATCTTCATGAGATGTACTGACAAGGGATTCAGAGATGATGCTGCAGCTGTAGCTGCAGCGAAGCTAGCTAGACGATATAAACCAAACGAATCGAGAGAGGAGAAGCCAAAAACCTGGACATGAGGATGAGAGCGTGGAAGCTTCGGAGATGTTGCAGCAGCTTTATACATTGCTTCGTCGGGTTCTCCAATTGAGAATGATTGGCTGCTCCTCCTCATTTGACAGGAAATAACCAGGAAACATGCAGTCGATCAACAGCTGCACACAAGGACAAGATTTTTCAATTCAATTCATAATATAAGTTGCATCTTTAACAAGGGATGACAATCCAACCTACATCGAGTACCAGTTCTTTAGAGTTTGGTCCATAAGATACGGGATACATTGCATAATTCccctaaaaaagaaaaagaaagggctATGAAAACAATCAAGTCATACTTTGGTCCCTATGTTTGCTTCAGCAACAACAACCATTTGATGATGAGCAAAGATACTGCAGTGATCTGAAAATAAACCGAAACCAGCACCACCAGCTGATGATGCCTCTTTTGATTTTTTTGGAGGGGATAGGTCAGCAATTACCCTAGAGAGAGCTGCATCAATTCCTACCTTGTCATGCACTCTTTTATGTGGGGCCTTCGTTTTCTTTTACCTTTTCATGTGTCATTCATTGGAGCATGGTCAGATATACCTTCCCACTAAACACACCTTTTTTCCATTTGTAAGAGATAGTGCCTATTTGTGGCAGCTCTCACTCCTTGGGAGATCTTATTGGCATCAAACTTCATACTGTGATCTCGACCATGATTGTGATGTCACCTTCACCAACAAGTTGAATGATCTAACTTCACCTTGCCCGTCCTCAACAAGCTTTCTTAAAGCAACCTCATCACCACGAGCAAAGTTAGATATTGTACAATTGATAAGGCTTTCTTGAAGAATCTTATCACTCACTACGAGTAATTTTCGATATAGTACAATTGACAGATAAGAAAAAGATATAATGAGCACATAACCATATGTGGCCAACTGGCCGATCATCGTATCTCACATTATATAGGATCAATCGATTTGTAAAATAAGACCAAACCT
It encodes the following:
- the LOC103970098 gene encoding ACT domain-containing protein ACR8-like isoform X2: MVTRHPMEQRILREGNGPATSLPLIPYEGGGRMEELAASLDEYDKLVIRMNTPRVVVDNAVCPTATLVKVDSAREHGILLEAVRVLADLDLAVRKAYISSDGRWFMNVFHVTDRCGRKLADRSLTSHLERSLCASRPGDDTQPPALLTEPAGLEVHGLTTLELAGADRPGLLSEVFAVLRDVECDVVAAKVWTHNGRVASLITVREGRPGSPTDADADATLRARRVEARLGNVLRGDHAVRGARNATAVASSSASAAHSDRRMHQLMFADRDYEQTTPGVSTPARSVVSVQNWVNRGYSIVNVECRDQPKLLFDVICTLTDMEYVVFHGIIDTDGERARQEFYIRHLDGTPISSEAERQRVIQCLQAAIDRRACEGAMLELCTADRRGLLADVTQTFREHGLSVTRAEVTTKAGIAMDVFYVADTAGHAVDQRTVDAITERVGVESLKLSEERRPWCHQKWPTTEEDRVANGGGGVGLFYLGSIVKRNLYNLGLIRSCS
- the LOC103970098 gene encoding ACT domain-containing protein ACR8-like isoform X1, with amino-acid sequence MVTRHPMEQRILREGNGPATSLPLIPYESIQGGGRMEELAASLDEYDKLVIRMNTPRVVVDNAVCPTATLVKVDSAREHGILLEAVRVLADLDLAVRKAYISSDGRWFMNVFHVTDRCGRKLADRSLTSHLERSLCASRPGDDTQPPALLTEPAGLEVHGLTTLELAGADRPGLLSEVFAVLRDVECDVVAAKVWTHNGRVASLITVREGRPGSPTDADADATLRARRVEARLGNVLRGDHAVRGARNATAVASSSASAAHSDRRMHQLMFADRDYEQTTPGVSTPARSVVSVQNWVNRGYSIVNVECRDQPKLLFDVICTLTDMEYVVFHGIIDTDGERARQEFYIRHLDGTPISSEAERQRVIQCLQAAIDRRACEGAMLELCTADRRGLLADVTQTFREHGLSVTRAEVTTKAGIAMDVFYVADTAGHAVDQRTVDAITERVGVESLKLSEERRPWCHQKWPTTEEDRVANGGGGVGLFYLGSIVKRNLYNLGLIRSCS